In Bacillus sp. S3, the sequence ATTTCCTAATTCTTTCATTCCATCATCCTCTTTGTAAATTCTGCAATATCCGTCGGAGATTGTGTAATACTCAAAGACTTCAACCTGCTTTGGGAGGCGAAACCGTAATACTTCTGTAGGTAGGGTTGGAATCATTAAAAATGGCTTAGTTAAATTATGAATACTGTTATATTTTTTCATTAATCATTCCCCCTACAATTCCTCATATTTCCACTCAATATTTTATCGTTTGTTCCTTTTTTGGTGCTTGGTTACTTGATCAGTATTATTGTCTATACACAAAAATTCTGATGACATAGAATGAACTATAACTTGGAAAGGAGGTTTTTTTATTGCCATTAAAAATTATGAAGCTTGCAATTACGGCGAATACAACTATCGATACGTTTCCAACTGTGGAGAGATTCTTTAATGAAGCAGCTTCCACTGTAACAGGAGCAGGGACTTTAACTATTGCTGTTGGTGATTTCTGGGATGACACAGGAGCAGCCGCTACTACTCTTCCTGCCCTAGCAACCGATAATAGTTACTTTAATGTTTATGTTAATGGTGTTCTCCAAATGGAAGATTTATTAGCCTATACTCCTGGTGGTACGGGTGTAGGACAATTAGTTATTACAGTTCCTGCTGGCTCTACCATTGAACAAAATTCTCCTGTTGTTTTAGCTGTTACAAATTTCACTCCATCCAGCGATACAACTGTTATCACTTAATCCTATTGCCTGGTATGAACTATCGGGCTGGCAATGTCTTAGAACCAATAGTCAAAAAAAAAGCTGGTGGAAAAACATATATTTTTCGCCAGCTTCTGAACTTATATGGTTGAAATGACAAATGATGCGTACAAGGGTAACATGTCTTTTATATGAATTTAAGCTAAGGGAAGTTTTAATAATCGGTAGAATCCTTGTATTGGGAGGTCACGGATTTTTTGAACTATCATAGCCGATAAGTGATATATCTTATCGAAAGGTGGATATTATTGAAGGCAGATGCAGTTTTTGAAGGTGGCGGGGTCAGGGGAATTGCCTTTATCGGAGCGGTTCAAGCTATGGAAGAAGCAAAAGTAGAATGGCAAAGACTGGCTGGAACATCTGCGGGAGCCGTAATAGCTGCTCTTTTAGCAAGTGGCTATAAAAGCGATGAAATTAGAGTCCATATGGGTGATATCGATTTTTCGAAGCTTCGTAGTAAGTCAATCTTGAATCGATTTCCCATTTTCGGAATTCTTTTAGAACTTATGATTCATCTCGGGATGTATAAGAACGATTATTTGGAAACATGGATAGATTCACTTCTTTCAGTAAAAGGTATTGAGACATTTGCTGATCTTCCCGATGGAAAGTTGAAGATCATTGCTTCTGATGTTTCAAATGGGCAAATGCTCATATTGCCAGATGATTTGGAACGCTATGGGATGATTCCTGCTGATTTAAAGGTTTCGACTGCAGTAATGATGAGTGCATCATTGCCATTTTTCTTCCGTCCGGTTATCTGGAAATCAAAGGACTATAACAAATCTTATATTTTAGATGGTGGTTTACTTAGTAACTTTCCAATATGGATATTTGATGCAGACAATCCTCGTTTTCCAACCTTTGGCTTCCATTTTGTAAAAGAGAAAGTGAACATAGATGCGGTAATCCCAACACCGCTTCACCTTTTCAAAAATATATTTAAAACGATGCTTCAAGCCCATGACTTACGGTATATGAATGAAGAAACTCTTGAACGAACCATACAAATTCCAACTGGCGACATCACTGCAACTGATTTTGAACTAGACGAGGAAGAAACGGATTTTCTCTATAAATCAGGCTATACATCTGCAAAAAAATTTTTATCGAACTGGGATTTTGAACAATATAAGGAAAAACGAATGCAAAAAGTAAAGATTCTGGGATGCGAGAATGAAACAAGATGAGCCGTTATAACGGCCAATCTTGTAGGGAGCGAGTGTTTTTAACATTCGCCCCATAAATTTATATCTGAAACGAACAAGCAGATTGTTTCTAGAAGATTTCCTCGGTATTCTTAGGGGAGCTCTTTACGTATTGTCTCTAAATTTTGGACTGATGAATCAATCATTTTTCCATATAAGTCTACTATTGATTGACCGTAGCTGCTGCCAGGTACAGCCCATTTTCCATTTAAGGCTATCCAAGTTGGGGCAGACCCTCTTGCCACTAAATTAAAGCGGGTATCAGCTAAAGGATACTTTGCGGGTAATGGGTTTGTTACAGCGTAAGCGTATAAATGCTGGAGATGAGCAAGAACGCCTTCCTCGGGTGTTTTAAAGCTGGCTCCTGAATTATCTTGCCCCGTTGCACCTAATCCGGCAAAGTTGTTTTGTTCGGGTTTTACTATTCCTGTAAAACGTAAATAGTTTGTTTCGTGCAAAGCTTGTGCAAAAGCTACGTCTCCCCTTATTCCGTAATACTCGCCGAAGGTTAAATAATGGTTACCTACTTCTACAGCGCTCGGATTAATTTTTTTGACAAATGCATTCATAAGCTCTGGAGAAAGTAGAGTTGGACCAAGAATGGATAACCCGGTTGGGATGGGAATAGGCGGTTGGTTGTCTTGTCCACCAGGTAAACTTCCACTCGTGCCGCTATCTCGACTCGAGTTTTCACTAACAATAAAGGCATCGGTAAAACCGGCATTTTGAAGTCTAATCAAGCTTTTTTCTGCATTTTCACGATTTTCAAAGGCCCCAACTTGAACACGATACCAAATCGCACCAGAAATCATAGTTGATACGATAAATGATTCGATTCCTTTTGTTTTTAATATAGTGACACAATCGTCTGCGTTTTGTTTGGATTTGAACGACCCAGCGATTACCTTGTAAAGCGAGCCGGGAACAGAACCCGATGATTTTTGC encodes:
- a CDS encoding patatin-like phospholipase family protein; its protein translation is MKADAVFEGGGVRGIAFIGAVQAMEEAKVEWQRLAGTSAGAVIAALLASGYKSDEIRVHMGDIDFSKLRSKSILNRFPIFGILLELMIHLGMYKNDYLETWIDSLLSVKGIETFADLPDGKLKIIASDVSNGQMLILPDDLERYGMIPADLKVSTAVMMSASLPFFFRPVIWKSKDYNKSYILDGGLLSNFPIWIFDADNPRFPTFGFHFVKEKVNIDAVIPTPLHLFKNIFKTMLQAHDLRYMNEETLERTIQIPTGDITATDFELDEEETDFLYKSGYTSAKKFLSNWDFEQYKEKRMQKVKILGCENETR
- a CDS encoding DUF4183 domain-containing protein, coding for MKKYNSIHNLTKPFLMIPTLPTEVLRFRLPKQVEVFEYYTISDGYCRIYKEDDGMKELGNQVILDPCMVSYMNLFINGVLQPKESYEVQSGVIMLKTDDTPPKGAPVILQMFKV
- a CDS encoding DUF4183 domain-containing protein; this translates as MPLKIMKLAITANTTIDTFPTVERFFNEAASTVTGAGTLTIAVGDFWDDTGAAATTLPALATDNSYFNVYVNGVLQMEDLLAYTPGGTGVGQLVITVPAGSTIEQNSPVVLAVTNFTPSSDTTVIT
- a CDS encoding N-acetylmuramoyl-L-alanine amidase is translated as MKLYLDPGHGGTDPGASANGLTEKEITLDIALKINSILHNNYENIEIKMSRTSDTTKSLSQRTNEANVWGANYYLAIHINAGGATGYEDYIYSGLSDTSTTANIQKIIHAEVVKTNQLRDRGKKKANFHVLRESTMPALLSENGFIDNAQDAKLMKQASWRQVVAQAHVNGIAKAFNLKQKSSGSVPGSLYKVIAGSFKSKQNADDCVTILKTKGIESFIVSTMISGAIWYRVQVGAFENRENAEKSLIRLQNAGFTDAFIVSENSSRDSGTSGSLPGGQDNQPPIPIPTGLSILGPTLLSPELMNAFVKKINPSAVEVGNHYLTFGEYYGIRGDVAFAQALHETNYLRFTGIVKPEQNNFAGLGATGQDNSGASFKTPEEGVLAHLQHLYAYAVTNPLPAKYPLADTRFNLVARGSAPTWIALNGKWAVPGSSYGQSIVDLYGKMIDSSVQNLETIRKELP